Proteins from a genomic interval of Yarrowia lipolytica chromosome 1E, complete sequence:
- a CDS encoding uncharacterized protein (Compare to YALI0E11077g, similar to uniprot|Q07538 Schizosaccharomyces pombe SPCC777.14 PRP4 Serine/threonine-protein kinase, similar to Saccharomyces cerevisiae ISR1 (YPR106W); ancestral locus Anc_3.421) → MATSTAPLKRVQPTPSKIANPMDSDDSDDMFDLASDTDSPNKKRQKTEADKPARKGQKLDQKLLDKWDDEENYYKTIIGEVLNDKYKVVDHLGKGVSATVVKVEEVGKEGNEKEDKNGSSNGHENDGLAVKIIRSNDAMRKIGDREGKIIDRLNKHQSTSSIIGLIDRFDHKGHLCLVFEGMHSNLRDILKEFGRNQGINIRAVRLYARQIFTSLQILRECQILHGDFKPDNVLVNAKRSSTRLCDFGSAVEANKDQKAWTEPMPYLASRFYRAPELILGAPFDYGVDMWSAGCTLYELYTGCILFAGSSNNHMIKCIMDVRGKFSHKQLKKGKLTEKYFDENLDFKSDEVDPHTGRMITHTLRYTQNQAPLPVKKLLGKCRETGSDIILQGHLIDLLDKLFALNPEKRMTPEQALEHPFCHDREADIDQLDPQHKA, encoded by the coding sequence ATGGCGACCTCAACCGCCCCGCTCAAACGCGTCCAGCCGACACCCTCGAAAATAGCGAACCCCATGGACTCggacgactcggacgacATGTTCGACCTGGCCTCTGATACAGACAGCCCAAACAAAAAGCGACAAAAGACGGAGGCCGACAAGCCGGCCCGCAAAGGCCAAAAGCTCgaccagaagctgctcgaCAAATGggacgacgaggaaaaCTACTACAAGACCATCATTGGCGAGGTGCTGAacgacaagtacaaggtgGTGGATCATCTGGGCAAGGGAGTCAGTGCTACCGTtgtcaaggtggaggaggtggggaaagaaggaaacgaaaaagaagacaagaATGGCAGCTCAAATGGCCACGAAAACGACGGCCTGGCCGTGAAAATCATCCGAAGTAACGACGCCATGCGCAAAATCGGAGACAGAGAAGGCAAAATCATCGACCGCCTCAACAAACACCAGTCCACGAGCTCGATTATTGGCCTCATCGACCGCTTCGACCACAAGGGCCATCTGTGTCTGGTATTTGAAGGCATGCATTCCAATCTTCgagacattctcaaggagtttgGACGCAACCAGGGCATCAACATCCGGGCCGTCCGTCTCTACGCTCGGCAAATTTTCACTAGTCTGCAAATTCTGCGTGAATGCCAAATCTTGCATGGCGACTTCAAGCCAGATAATGTGCTGGTCAACGCCAAACGGTCGTCCACTCGCCTGTGTGACTTTGGTTCGGCCGTGGAGGCCAACAAGGACCAAAAGGCGTGGACGGAACCCATGCCGTACCTTGCATCGCGGTTCTACCGGGCCCCCGAGCTCATTCTGGGCGCGCCCTTTGACTACGGAGTCGACATGTGGTCCGCTGGATGCACTCTCTACGAGCTGTACACCGGATGTATTCTGTTTGCAGGCTCGTCCAACAACCACATGATCAAGTGTATCATGGACGTGCGAGGCAAGTTTAGCCACAAGCAGCTTAAAAAAGGCAAGCTGACGGAAAAGTACTTTGACGAGAACCTCGACTTCAAGTCCGACGAAGTGGACCCCCATACTGGACGAATGATCACACATACACTACGATACACACAAAACCAGGCTCCTCTGCCTGTCAAAAAGCTGCTGGGCAAATGCAGAGAGACCGGATCAGATATCATCCTACAGGGCCATCTGATCGATCTATTAGACAAGCTCTTTGCACTCAACCCCGAAAAGCGAATGACCCCAGAACAGGCACTCGAGCATCCCTTCTGTCATGATAGAGAGGCTGACATAGACCAGCTCGACCCCCAACACAAAGCATAA
- a CDS encoding uncharacterized protein (Compare to YALI0E11011g, weakly similar to DEHA0F01914g Debaryomyces hansenii) — translation MLRTRAVGILSRSIHTSRVCAKNVKLENPWFKGEGPMERTKRKLENTAARPGGALAEYDLYGDLETAHNNVEAVLSNGFVFKDDKVLKSKSPSGKKPVGAILMGLSEVLAWNLTPECVKGLDTGLVEIDPAALGVFEVVYPRPELLIFGLGKKSRVLSPKTRNYLNSLGISVEISDSANGAKNFDLLATERPGLVAAALFPPDL, via the coding sequence ATGCTGCGAACACGAGCCGTCGGAATCTTGTCCCGCTCGATCCACACCTCTCGGGTGTGTGCGAAAAACGTCAAGCTCGAAAACCCGTGGTTCAAGGGCGAGGGACCCATGGAGCGAACCAAGCGAAAGCTCGAAAACACGGCTGCTCgtcctggaggagctctggCCGAATACGATCTCTACGGCGATCTTGAGACGGCCCACAACAACGTGGAGGCCGTGCTTTCCAACGGCTTTGTGttcaaggacgacaaggtgctcaagagCAAGTCTCCCAGCGGAAAGAAGCCCGTTGGAGCCATTCTGATGGGCCTTTCTGAGGTGCTGGCCTGGAACCTTACTCCCGAGTGCGTCAAGGGTCTCGATACCGGTCTGGTTGAAATCGATCCTGCTGCACTGGGTGTCTTTGAGGTTGTCTACCCTCGTCCTGAGCTGCTCATCTTCGGCCTGGGAAAGAAGTCGCGAGTGCTGTCGCCCAAGACCCGAAACTATCTCAACTCTCTGGGAATCTCCGTCGAGATCTCTGACAGTGCCAACGGAGCCAAGAACTTTGATCTTCTGGCCACCGAGCGTCCCGgtcttgttgctgctgctctcttTCCTCCTGACCTGTGA
- a CDS encoding uncharacterized protein (Compare to YALI0E10989g, similar to Saccharomyces cerevisiae SNP1 (YIL061C); ancestral locus Anc_7.250, weakly similar to uniprot|Q00916 Saccharomyces cerevisiae YIL061c SNP1 U1 small nuclear ribonucleoprotein): MVSICATFALQSTTRLTQAELERLPPHIQRLFPECPEPRYLEPIDYAPEDRRTQKISGVSAYMELLKQPDSEYVPTESWLVKQQREKRLKSERQKVTQQERKEAWDPKKDDKIVGDPFKTLFVARLAFDVTENDLEEHYIKFGPVKHVRIVRDLKSGKSNGYGFVEFQEEDDFRKAFQMTNGSIIKGRKVVVDVERGRTVSGWLPRRLGGGKGGRHYTKESERKPLGPPMPPGGAGGRDLFPGHRDRGGPRSRDPRGSRPPEDYRDSFRGRGGGRGGRDFRDRDPRDRDPRDRDRERDPRDRDRERRPQYRDRSPPRRERDRGDFRRGPADRGGDRGGREPTKYY; encoded by the coding sequence ATGGTGAGTATCTGCGCGACATTTGCTCTGCaatcaacaacaaggctAACCCAGGCTGAATTGGAACGGCTACCCCCTCACATCCAGCGGCTCTTCCCCGAGTGTCCCGAGCCACGGTACCTGGAGCCGATCGACTATGCTCCTGAGGACCGAAGAACGCAGAAAATCTCAGGCGTTTCGGCGTATATGGAGCTGTTGAAGCAGCCCGATTCGGAATACGTGCCGACCGAGTCGTGGCTGGTCAAACAGCAGCGAGAGAAGCGGCTAAAAAGTGAGCGCCAAAAGGTGACCCAGCAGGAACGAAAAGAGGCATGGGAtcccaagaaggacgacaagattgtgggCGATCCGTTCAAGACGCTATTTGTGGCGCGTCTGGCGTTCGACGTGACTGAAAACGACCTGGAGGAACATTACATCAAGTTTGGGCCTGTCAAACACGTACGTATTGTACGGGATCTAAAGAGCGGCAAGAGCAACGGATATGGGTTTGTCGAATTccaggaggaagacgatTTTCGAAAAGCATTTCAGATGACCAACGGATCGATCATCAAGGGCAGAAAAGTGGTGGTTGACGTCGAGAGAGGCCGTACGGTCAGTGGATGGCTTCCTCGACGACtaggaggaggaaaaggcGGAAGACACTACACAAAGGAGTCTGAACGCAAACCGCTCGGTCCACCAATGCCACCgggaggagctggaggacggGATCTGTTTCCAGGACACAGAGACCGAGGTGGGCCCAGATCAAGAGACCCTAGAGGATCCAGACCTCCGGAAGACTACAGAGACTCGTTCAGAGGACGGGGCggaggtcgaggaggacgagatttCAGAGACAGGGATCCCCGAGATCGAGAtccacgtgatcgagacCGAGAACGAGACCCTCGTGACCGGGATCGAGAACGACGACCTCAATACAGAGACAGAAGTCCTCCTCGAAGAGAAAGAGATAGAGGGGACTTCAGAAGAGGGCCAGCTGacagaggaggagacagaggaggacgagagCCTACAAAGTATTATTAG
- a CDS encoding uncharacterized protein (Compare to YALI0E10923g, similar to Saccharomyces cerevisiae YIL064W; ancestral locus Anc_7.254, similar to KLLA0C07931g Kluyveromyces lactis and uniprot|Q9GYH9 Caenorhabditis elegans F29B9.1), translated as MSDVEQLTSSKLGTKQYWDEFYNLEKNNYAENPNDSGECWFSDSGAEEKMVDFLVDEEEQGQGESLISLDCKMCDLGTGNGRLLFSIREGGFTGHLTGLDYSQPAVEFSTKIAEQEEMENITFEHADFLGDAAMWSTGNRQWDVVLDKGTLDAIALSDIKYEGKTGVQTYPHVVQHMVKTRGVVLITSCNFTSDELVKIMTTDTCLKEWKHVKYPSFRFGGTDGSTVCTIAFKKE; from the coding sequence ATGTCTGacgttgagcagctcacCTCGTCCAAGCTCGGTACCAAACAGTACTGGGACGAATTTTACAAcctcgagaagaacaaCTACGCCGAAAACCCCAACGATTCTGGAGAATGTTGGTTCAGTGACTCTggagcagaagagaagatggTGGACTTCCTTGTTGACGAGGAAGAGCAGGGCCAGGGCGAGTCTCTGATTTCCTTGGACTGTAAAATGTGCGATCTGGGCACAGGAAATGGACGACTGCTGTTTAGTATCCGAGAGGGGGGATTCACTGGTCACTTGACTGGGCTGGACTACTCTCAGCCTGCTGTGGAGTTCTCCACCAAGATTGCCGAGCAggaagagatggaaaacATTACTTTTGAGCATGCGGATTTTCTGGGAGATGCCGCTATGTGGTCGACTGGCAACCGACAATGGGACGTTGTGCTGGACAAGGGTACTTTGGACGCCATTGCCCTGTCTGATATTAAGTATGAGGGCAAGACTGGCGTGCAAACATACCCCCATGTCGTTCAGCATATGGTCAAGACTAGGGGTGTTGTTCTTATCACCAGCTGCAACTTCACTTCGGACGAGCTCGTCAAGATCATGACTACAGACACCTGTCTCAAGGAGTGGAAGCATGTCAAATACCCTTCTTTCCGGTTCGGAGGCACCGACGGATCCACCGTGTGCACCATTGCATTCAAGAAGGAGTAG
- a CDS encoding uncharacterized protein (Compare to YALI0E11099g, uniprot|Q9C1T3 Yarrowia lipolytica Acetoacetyl-CoA thiolase (EC 2.3.1.9)), with protein MRLTLPRLNAAYIVGAARTPVGKFNGALKSVSAIDLGITAAKAAVQRSKVPADQIDEFLFGQVLTANSGQAPARQVVIKGGFPESVEATTINKVCSSGLKTVALAAQAIKAGDRNVIVAGGMESMSNTPYYSGRGLVFGNQKLEDSIVKDGLWDPYNNIHMGNCCENTNKRDGITREQQDEYAIESYRRANESIKNGAFKDEIVPVEIKTRKGTVTVSEDEEPKGANAEKLKGLKPVFDKQGSVTAGNASPINDGASAVVVASGTKAKELGTPVLAKIVSYADAATAPIDFTIAPSLAIPAALKKAGLTKDDIALWEINEAFSGVALANLMRLGIDKSKVNVKGGAVALGHPIGASGNRIFVTLVNALKEGEYGVAAICNGGGASTAIVIKKVSSVE; from the coding sequence atgcGACTCACTCTGCCCCGACTTAACGCCGCCTACATTGTAGGAGCCGCCCGAACTCCTGTCGGCAAGTTCAACGGAGCCCTCAAGTCCGTGTCTGCCATTGACCTCGGTATCACCGCTGCCAAGGCCGCTGTCCAGCGATCCAAGGTCCCCGCCGACCAGATTGACGAGTTTCTGTTTGGCCAGGTGCTGACCGCCAACTCCGGCCAGGCCCCCGCCCGACAGGTGGTTATCAAGGGTGGTTTCCCCGAGTCCGTCGAggccaccaccatcaacaaggtgTGCTCTTCCGGCCTCAAGACCGTGGCTCTGGCTGCCcaggccatcaaggccgGCGACCGAAACGTTATCGTGGCCGGTGGAATGGAGTCCATGTCCAACACCCCCTACTACTCCGGTCGAGGTCTTGTTTTCGGCAACCAGAAGCTCGAGGACTCCATCGTCAAGGACGGTCTCTGGGACCCCTACAACAACATCCACATGGGCAACTGCTGCGAGAACACCAACAAGCGAGACGGCATCACCCGAGAGCAGCAGGACGAGTACGCCATCGAGTCCTACCGACGGGCCAACGAGTCCATCAAGAACGGCGCcttcaaggacgagattgtccCCGTTGAGATCAAGACCCGAAAGGGCACCGTGACTGTctccgaggacgaggagcccAAGGGAGCCAACgccgagaagctcaagggccTCAAGCCTGTCTTTGACAAGCAGGGCTCCGTCACTGCCGGTAACGCCTCCCCCATCAACGATGGTGCTTCTGCCGTTGTCGTTGCCTCTGgcaccaaggccaaggagctcggTACCCCCGTGCTCGCCAAGATTGTCTCTTACGCAGACGCCGCCACCGCCCCCATTGACTTTACCATTGCTCCCTCTCTGGCCATTCCCGCCGCCCTCAAGAAGGCTGGCCTTACCAAGGACGACATTGCCCTCTGGGAGATCAACGAGGCCTTCTCCGGTGTCGCTCTCGCCAACCTCATGCGACTCGGAATtgacaagtccaaggtcAACGTCAAGGGTGGAGCTGTTGCTCTCGGCCACCCCATTGGTGCCTCCGGTAACCGAATCTTTGTGACTTTGGTCAACGCCCTCAAGGAGGGCGAGTACGGAGTTGCCGCCATCTGCAACGGTGGAGGAGCTTCCACCGCCATCGTCATCAAGAAGGTCTCTTCTGTCGAGTAG
- a CDS encoding mitochondrial 54S ribosomal protein mL43 (Compare to YALI0E11033g, some similarities with uniprot|Q06090 Saccharomyces cerevisiae YPR100w, similar to Saccharomyces cerevisiae MRPL51 (YPR100W); ancestral locus Anc_3.412) has product MSARPAYQTVARNLNGVGNFVLQCKKVTFRYCNWGGSSDGMRQYLDKNLQKIAAQNPEIEFVAVKDIGHPFIRGEFVNGAEKTICCKNKHPRFINGKFEMLKSSDGAPRKQMKSPVESINESVRGIWSPYHTDPKARHKI; this is encoded by the exons ATGTCGGCTCGACCAGCTTACCAGACTGTTGCCCGAAACCTCAACGGTGTCGGCAACTTTGTGCTTCAGTGCAAGAAGGTCACTTTCCGGTACTGCAACTGGGGTGGCTCTTCCGACGGAATGAG acaatACCTGGACAAGAACCTGCAGAAGATTGCTGCTCAGAACCCCGAGATCGAGTTTGTGGCTGTCAAGGACATTGGCCACCCCTTCATCCGAGGCGAGTTTGTCAACGGTGCCGAGAAGACCATCTGCTGCAAGAACAAGCATCCCCGATTCATCAACGGCAAGTTTGAGATGCTCAAGAGCTCCGACGGAGCTCCCCGAAAGCAGATGAAGAGCCCCGTTGAAAGTATAAACGAGAGTGTCCGAGGTATCTGGTCTCCTTACCATACCGACCCCAAGGCACGACACAAGATTTAA
- a CDS encoding uncharacterized protein (Compare to YALI0E11143g, some similarities with DEHA0F01892g Debaryomyces hansenii): MTGLFSFLWPSSTTPAITIPTYYQGDNEDHIDLQIKSLTFMYKRCNRQIHTPFRRDSSEDMTKDVKECLMRHKLNKKRSHQVLPTALSSEKNNLRPSRSEEDFTGMTASEVEKLDIMYNRSEFERQLFNDQHRITIDWAKNKFRSVCILTAMPAHSSTLPVIDKLNNCKFTLLRADATDEEYIRTLADSDLYREHNIARNTRMRFARDCIDRTRDAKQPSSANFTKDERALIIRTFLQKLAVEVQVQRLYRGAFRERLREKEKESTKGTLKLHKSASKENFKDFVTSSSRDSLRDTIFQLEESSAIPNAAPRPSTPRSPKLEVRSLNIPTHTPSLKGKKSHAELFLLMSPEKQKSYFDPPLSPPKQQSSPSPNSSPTRSPRRQYNTPNLPITNSGTSSSSNRLKKKASTMSLGSGCGAPHIPPPPTYAPSTSPESANSINSCVSTATSTTSISSRTTAVSEATLSEDTNRELLAQARIAVRSRLESEKMRIFGP, from the coding sequence ATGACAGGACTATTCTCATTTCTATGGCCGTCTTCAACGACCCCAGCCATCACCATTCCTACATACTACCAGGGCGACAACGAGGACCACATTGACCTGCAAATCAAGTCTCTCACCTTCATGTACAAGCGTTGCAATCGCCAGATCCACACTCCGTTCCGCAGAGACTCGTCGGAAGACATGACCAAGGACGTCAAAGAGTGTCTGATGCGCCACAAGCTCAACAAAAAGCGGTCGCATCAGGTGCTTCCAACAGCTCTCAGCAGCGAGAAGAATAATCTGCGACCATCACGGTCCGAGGAGGACTTTACAGGCATGACTGCCAGCGAGGTGGAAAAACTCGACATCATGTACAACCGCAGCGAGTTTGAGCGCCAGCTGTTCAACGACCAACACAGAATCACCATTGACTGGGCCAAAAACAAGTTTCGAAGCGTCTGTATTCTGACCGCCATGCCTGCCCATTCGTCCACTCTTCCAGTTAtcgacaagctcaacaactGCAAGTTCACTCTGCTCCGAGCCGACGCCACCGACGAAGAGTACATCCGCACCCTGGCCGACTCAGATCTCTACCGGGAACACAACATTGCTCGAAACACCCGAATGCGGTTTGCGAGAGACTGCATCGACCGCACTCGGGACGCCAAACAGCCCAGCTCCGCTAACTTCACCAAGGATGAGCGTGCCCTCATCATCCGCACCTTTCTGCAGAAGCTGGCAGTCGAAGTCCAGGTCCAGAGACTGTACCGAGGAGCGTTCAGAGAACGACTGCGagaaaaggagaaggagtcgACCAAGGGAACTCTCAAGCTGCACAAGTCTGCCTCTAAGGAAAATTTCAAGGACTTTGTCACCTCGTCTTCTAGAGACAGTCTCAGAGACACCATCTTCCAGCTTGAAGAGTCTTCAGCTATTCCCAACGCCGCTCCCCGACCCTCTACACCCCGATCACCTAAACTCGAGGTGCGATCTCTTAACATCCCCACTCACACCCCGTCGCTCAAGGGAAAGAAGTCTCACGCTGAGCTGTTTCTGCTCATGTCTCCAGAGAAGCAAAAGTCGTACTTTGACCCTCCTCTGAGTCCCCCCAAGCAGCAGTCATCTCCCAGTCCCAACAGCTCGCCCACCCGGTCTCCTCGACGGCAGTACAACACTCCGAACCTGCCCATCACCAACAGCGGcacctcttcttcgtctAACcggctcaagaagaaggccagCACCATGAGCCTTGGCAGCGGCTGCGGTGCGCCTCACatccctcctcctcctacATACGCTCCTTCTACCTCTCCCGAATCTGCCAATTCCATCAATTCGTGCGTCTCCACCGCGACGTCCACAACCTCCATCAGTTCTCGCACCACAGCCGTCTCCGAGGCCACTCTGAGCGAAGATACTAACCGCGAGCTGCTCGCCCAGGCTCGTATTGCCGTGCGGTCGCGTCTGGAGAGCGAAAAGATGCGAATTTTCGGCCCTTAA
- a CDS encoding uncharacterized protein (Compare to YALI0E11121g, weakly similar to uniprot|Q10260 Schizosaccharomyces pombe Hypothetical protein C56F8.12 in chromosome I), translating to MGRPPGSGMDGPVYTDYDPAIMEKLNLHVDIENGTLTNGPQCWLSFGDHIPTFVHIEYLDTYAINGTTCDSPYYSMGNKGYLGVMLSVGIAAATLVTFFNLRKHGMNFMHEPKAEELMSQGGRPSKTKTAEPGWIRGRRLPWFLLLVLGLMLILTGFFAVDIDRNYIQGTAAGMYGVFLSVCPVLGLMVSWEFIRRWGFFEERKLLEQDPYAIDQTDLKSKARIIPPIVFYVSCFFAMFMMVLRNWSKHLDYNTFFDLDVRWVIGGICEVFAFIQLVNSLRVTITYYQVPQVPLVLPFMVFMNLLTEIYQVTVMVVNDKTVSPFYPSSSVVLPVFLVYLPLWAITIAGNLSGLARDNEDQVILRLRALRWKIKQENAERARSQGEQEQEAAQIAERRETDATFNEQYPHFEDSDAEADEEGSDPNASGGGRQTSRYQKLGNEGGNRAGLFKRLFGEYRPTNTWFGHNMAYVPLSRTKNQLFDEEDFPAITLQKTRVRSEVNEDPDEMEGGFDNYHKPSLFSFLSNSFRPIPSKGRRDLNDLEMQDLGTPKSIKQQKLYGGRRGSRP from the coding sequence ATGGGACGACCACCTGGATCCGGAATGGACGGTCCGGTCTACACCGACTACGACCCCGCCATCATGGAAAAACTCAACCTGCACGTGGACATTGAAAACGGCACTCTCACGAACGGACCCCAGTGCTGGCTCAGTTTCGGGGACCACATCCCCACCTTTGTGCACATTGAGTATCTGGACACATATGCCATCAATGGAACCACCTGCGACTCTCCCTACTACTCGATGGGAAACAAGGGCTACCTGGGCGTCATGCTGAGCGTGGGAATCGCCGCTGCCACACTTGtcaccttcttcaaccTGAGAAAGCATGGAATGAACTTCATGCACGAgcccaaggccgaggagctcaTGAGCCAGGGCGGACGGCCTAGCAAAACCAAAACGGCCGAACCTGGCTGGATTCGAGGCCGAAGACTGCCCTGGTTCCTGCTCCTGGTCCTGGGACTCATGCTGATCCTCACCGGCTTCTTTGCTGTTGATATTGACCGAAACTACATCCAGGGCACTGCTGCGGGTATGTACGGCGTGTTTCTGTCTGTCTGCCCTGTTCTGGGACTCATGGTCTCGTGGGAGTTCATTCGAAGATGGGGTTTCTTCGAAGAACGAAAACTGCTGGAACAAGACCCCTATGCAATTGACCAGACAGACCTCAAATCCAAGGCCCGAATCATCCCTCCCATCGTCTTCTACGTGAGCTGCTTCTTCGCAATGTTCATGATGGTGCTGCGGAACTGGAGCAAGCATCTGGATTACAACACGTTCTTTGATCTGGATGTTCGGTGGGTCATTGGCGGCATCTGCGAGGTGTTTGCCTTCATCCAGCTAGTAAACTCGCTCAGAGTCACTATCACGTACTACCAGGTGCCCCAGGTGCCTCTAGTTCTTCCCTTCATGGTGTTCATGAATCTGCTGACGGAAATCTACCAGGTGACCGTCATGGTGGTCAACGACAAGACCGTCTCCCCTTTCTACCCGTCTTCCAGCGTCGTTTTGCCTGTATTTCTCGTCTACCTGCCTCTTTGGGCCATCACCATTGCTGGTAACCTCTCTGGTCTGGCTAGAGACAACGAGGACCAGGTGATTTTGCGTCTGCGAGCTCTCCGTTGGAAGATTAAGCAGGAGAACGCCGAGCGAGCtcgatctcaaggagaacaggaacaggaggcTGCCCAGATAGCCGAGCGACGAGAAACCGACGCTACCTTCAACGAGCAGTACCCTCACTTTGAGGACTCTGACGCTGAGGCCGACGAAGAGGGATCCGACCCCAAcgcttctggaggaggacgacagaCTTCGCGGTACCAGAAACTGGGCAACGAGGGAGGCAATCGAGCTGGTCTGTTCAAACGTCTGTTTGGCGAATATAgacccacaaacacctggTTTGGGCATAACATGGCCTACGTGCCTCTGTCACGAACCAAAAATCAGCTGTTTGACGAAGAAGATTTCCCTGCCATCACTCTGCAGAAGACCCGGGTTCGATCTGAGGTGAACGAAGACCCTGATGAAATGGAGGGTGGGTTTGACAACTACCACAAGCCGTCTctgttctccttcttgtccaacTCGTTCCGGCCCATTCCGTCCAAAGGTCGGCGAGACCTCAACGACCTGGAGATGCAGGATCTCGGCACTCCCAAGAGCATCAAGCAACAGAAGCTGTATGGAGGTAGACGTGGTTCTCGGCCTTGA